GCTTCGAATCGGCGTGCACCGCGGCCGGGGCGCGTTTTGTCGGCGGTCTTTTCGCCTGCCTGGCGCAGGTGGAACACGAGTTGACCGGTGCGCTCACCTATTACGGGCTCACTCCGCGGGATTCGAGAAATGCCACGGACAATTTCATGACCCAGGGCTGGTTCACGGGGTTGATCCCGATCACCGTCCCGATCGGTGCGGCGTCATTCGCCGAGGCCGCCGGATCCGCGCAGACCTCGTTCGACTCGAACCTGAACATGGCGAAAGTGCCGTATTACCGGGTGCTGGAATTGGCTCCGTCCCTGCGGTGGCCGCAACCGAACTTCCCGGTGTCGAATTTCTTCCACGGCGGCGCCGCGCCGCTCAACGCCGTGCTGGCCGCCGCGGACATGGGACTCGCGAACAATATCGGGATCTACCCGGACGGCCGCTACTCCTATCAGCTCACCATTTACATATTCCGATATGGCGAAGGCACCGCCATGGCAATCATGCATCCCGACAATTCAGTCGCCAGAAAGTCGGCCACCCGCTACATGGAGACCATGCGCTGCGTGGCGGTTCAGGTCGCCGACAGTGGCAACTGGGGGCGCGTCGCCTAGCGTGCGACGGGACGAAGGCGACGGGCGGGCGACATGCGTAAGCTAGCCGATCTTGTGGTGCGGTGGCCCCTGGCGGTGATCGGGGTCTGGATCGCGATGGCCATCGCCCTGCCGCTTTCGTTCCCGTCACTCGGTGAGATGGCCGAGAAGCACCCGCTGCAGATCCTCCCCGCCGAGGCACCGTCGAGTGTCGCGGCGGCGAAAATGGCCGAGGCATTTCAGGAATCGGGCAACGACGACCTGATGCTGGTCGCGCTGATCAACGAGAACGGACTGACACCCGACGACGAGGCCGTCTACCGCAAGATCGTCGACGCGCTGCGCGCCGATCTGATCAACGTGGTGTCGGTGCAGGATTTCATCAGCACCCCGCAGCTGCGGCCGTTTCTGACCAGCCAGGACAAGACCACCTGGGTCCTGCCGGTCAGCCTCGAAGGTGAGCTCGGCACCCCGCGGGCCTTCGAATCCTTCAACCGGGTATCCGACATCGTCGAACACAACTCCCCGGACGGCCCACTGCAGGTGCACATCACCGGGCCCGCGGCCACCGTGGCCGACCTGACCGTCGCCGGACAGCAGGACCGGCTGCCCATCGAGATCGCGATCGCCGTGCTGGTGCTCGGGGTGCTGCTGCTGGTGTACCGCAGCGCGGTCACCATGCTGCTGCCGTTGGTGACCATCGGTTCGTCGCTGGTGATCGCGCAGGCCGTGGTGGCGGGCTATTCACAGCTCACCGGGTCCGGGGTGTCGAACCAGGCCATCGTGTTCCTCAGCGCCATCATGGCGGGCGCCGGAACCGACTACGCGGTGTTCCTCATCAGCCGCTATCACGACTTCCTGCGCTCGGGTCAGGGCTTCGACGAGGCGGTCCGGGCGGCGATGGTCTCGATCGGCAAGGTGGTCGCGGCGTCCGCCACCACCGTGGGGCTGACGTTCCTGCTGCTGAGCTTCGCGAAGATGGGCGTGTTCAGAACCGTCGGCGTTGCCGCGGCGATCGGCATCGGCGTCGCGTTCCTCGCCGGTGTGACACTGCTCCCGGCGATCCTGGTGGTGGCCGGACCGCGCGGCTGGGTCAAGCCGCGACGGGAACTGACCGCCCGGTTCTGGCGGAAATCCGGTATCCGGATCGTGCGCCGCCCGGTCACCCATCTGGTGGGCAGCCTGCTGGTGCTCGCCCTGCTGGCGGGTTTCTCCCTCGTCGCGCACTACAACTACGACGACCGCAAGGTGGTCTCGCCGGAGGCGTCGAGCTCGCTCGGCTATGCCGCGGTCGAAAAGCACTTCCCCATCAGCCAGTCCATCCCCGAGTACATCCTCATCCAGTCGCCGCACGATCTGCGCAACCCGCGGGCACTGGCCGACCTGGAACAGCTGGCCTCACGCGTCGCGCAACTGCCGGACGTCGGCCTGGTCAGCGGCATCACCCGCCCGCTGGGGGAGGTGCCGCCGGAATTCCGTGCCACCTTCCAGGCCGGCATCGTCGGCGACCGGCTGGCCGACGGTTCCACCCAGATCAACCAGCGCTCGTCGGACCTCAACCGGCTCGCCTCCGGCGCCAAGACGCTGGCCGACAGCCTCGCCGACGTGCGGGCGCAGATCAACCAGATCGCCCCGAGCATCCAGAGCCTGGTCGAGACGTTCTCGTCGGTGCGCACCGAGTACGGCGGCGACAAACTGGTCCGTGACGTCGACACCACCGCCAAGCTCGTCGCGAGCATCAACGCGCTCGGCAACGCCATGGGCATCAACCTCGCCGCGGTCAAGGACATGTTCGCCTGGATCGGTCCGGTCCTGACCGCACTGCAGGGCAACCCGGTGTGCGACGCCAACCCTTCGTGCGCGGCGACCCGTGCCCAGTTCGAGCGTGTCCTCGACTCCAGCAATGAAGGCAATCTCAACCAGATCAACCAGCTCGCCCAACAACTCCAGAGCGTCGAGGACCGCGAGTCCCTCAACACCGCGGTCAAGAAACTCAACGACGCCATGAAGAACGTCGCCAAGGCCGTCAGCGCCATGGGGCTGGACAAACCGGGCGGGCCGCAGAAGGGGATGACCGAGCTGCAACAGGGCGCCAACCGCCTGGCGGGCGGCAGCCGCGAGGTCGCCGGCGGCGTCGACGAACTCGTCAAGCAGGTCAAGGTGATCGCCGCCGGTCTCAACGAGGCGTCGACGTTCCTGCTGACCATGCGCAACAACGCGGCCGACCCGTCGCAGGCGGGGTTCAACATCCCACCCGAGGTGTTCGGGCTTGAGGACTTCAAGAAGGCCTCGGCGGCCTACATCTCGCCCGACGGCCGCTCGGTGCGGTATCTGGTGCAGACCAAACTCAACCCGTTCAGCGCCGAGGCGATGGACCAGGTCAACCAGATCGGCGACATCGCGCGCGGCGCCCAACCGAACACCACCCTGGCCGACGCCGAGATCTCGATGGGCGGCTTCCCGGTGTCGTTGCGGGACACCCGGGACTACTACCAGCAGGACATCCGGTACATCATCATCGCGACGCTGATCGTGGTGTTGCTGACGCTGATGGTGCTGCTGCGCACGGTCATCGCGCCGCTGTACATGGTGGGTTCGGTGGTGGTCTCCTACTTCGCGGCGATGGGTCTCGGTGTCCTCGCGTTCCAGATCATCGGGGGCCAACAGTTGCACTGGAGTGTGCCGCCGTTGGCGTTCGTCGTGCTGGTGGCGGTCGGTGCGGACTACAACATGCTGTTCGTGTCGCGGCTGCGCGACGAGTCTCCGCACAGCGTGCGCTACGGCGTCATCCGTACGCTCAGTTCGACCGGCGGTGTGATCACCGCGGCGGGACTGATCTTCGCGGCGTCGATGGCGGGGTTGCTGTTCTCCAGCATCGGCATCGTGGTGCAGGGCGGTTTCGTGATCGGTGTGGGAATCCTGCTCGACACCTTCGTGGTTCGCACCATCACCGTCCCCGCGATCGCGGCTTTGGTGGGCCGGGCGAACTGGTGGCCGTCCAGGATCGGGACACCACCGTCGAAATCGCGGGCGCCCGCCGAGGTCGGCTAGCGCGTCGGGGCGGCGCCCCGAGCCCAGGTATGTGAAACTACGAAGCACACGGGATCCCCGGAGGACACGCTGAATCAGCCCGCGTCTACGCCCCAGTCGTCAATACTGTCGATGCTGCATGGCCGTGCCAGCCTGCGTCCTCATGACGTCGCGTTCACCTTCACCCATTACGACGACGATCCGTCCGGCGTCGCGGAGAGCCTGACCTGGTCCGCGTTGGCGCGCCGGACGGTGAACGTGGCCGCCGAGATCCGCCGCCACGGCGCCGTCGGTGACCGGGCACTGATCCTGGCGCCGCAGAGTCTGGAGTACATCCTCGCGTTCCTCGGGTCGATGCAGGCCGGGCTCGTTGCGGTGCCGTTGCCGCTGCCGCACCGCGGTTCCGGACATGACCGGGTGAGCGCGGTCTTCGCCGACACCGAACCGACGGTGGTGCTGACGACGTCGACGGCGGTCAAGGATGTCGAGGAGTTCGTCGCATCGGCGGGTATGAATCCGACGATCATCGAGATCGATTCGCTGGCTTTGGATTCCGACAGCGGAGCCGATCTGGCGCCTGCCGAGTTGCCCAGCGTCGCGTATCTGCAGTACAGCTCGGGGTCCACCCGGCAGCCGACCGGGGTCATGGTCTCGCACCGCAACCTCACCGCGAATTTCGATCAGCTGATGCGGAGCTTCTTCGCGGAGTTCCCGCTGCCGCAGGATGCGACGCTCGTATCGTGGCTGCCGTTCTACCACGACATGGGTCTGGTGCTGGGGGTCTGCGCGCCGATCCTGTGCGGCCGCCCCGCCCAACTCACCAGCCCGGTGGCCTTCCTGGAACGTCCGTCCCGGTGGGTGCGGGCGCTCGCCGAGAACCCGCACGCCTGGTCCTCGGCACCCAACTTCGCGTTCGACCTGGCGGCCCGCAAGACCAGCGACGAGGACCTTGCCGGTCTGGACCTCGGCGGGGTCGTCGGCATCATCAGCGGCGCCGAACGGGTGGAACCGGCCACGTTGCGCCGGTTCGTCGATCGCTTCGCGCACTTCAACTTCGCCGATCACATGATGCGTCCCGCGTACGGCCTGGCCGAGGCGACGGTGTTCGTGGCCGCGAGCACGTGGGACGAGAACTCGCCGGCGGGATACTTCGACGCGGCCGAGTTGAGCGCGGGCCGGGTCGGTCCCAGCGCGCCGCGCAAGGGCACCGCACTGGTGAGATACCAGGTGCCGCAATCACCTTCGCTGCGCATCGTCGACGGCGAGACCCGCCGCGAGATCCCGGCTGATGTGGTGGGCGAGATCTGGGTGCACGGCGACAACGTCGCCGAGGGCTACTGGGGCAAACCGTCGGACCAGAGCACGTTCGGCGCAACACTTCTCGACCCGTCGCCGGGCACCCCGGACGGGCCGTGGCTGCGCACCGGCGACCTCGGCTTCATCCACGCCGGCGGGTTGTACATCGTCGGACGTATCAAGGACGTCCTGATCATCCGGGGCCGCAACCACTATCCCGAGGACATCGAGGCCACGGTGCAGGCCATCACCCACGGTCGGGTGGCGGCGATCTCGGTTCCGGTGAACAGCACCGAGGAATTGGTGACCGTCATCGAACTCAAGAAGCCGGCAGACCTCGACGCCGACGCCATCCGCCGGTTCGGCGAGGTCAAGAGCAACGTCACCGCCGCGGTGGCCAACGCGCACGGCCTGAGCGTCGCCGATCTCGTGCTGGTGCCGTCGGGGTCGCTGCCGACCACGACCAGCGGCAAGATCCGGCGCGCGGCCTGCGCCGAGCAGTATCGGCAGAAGCAGTTCGTCAGGTTGGACGGCTGAGGTCCTCAGTGAGGCGGGGTATGGTTCGCAAGCAGTACAGCCGAGGGTGTGGGAGTGCGATATGAGACGACTACTCGCGGTCGGCACGGCGTTCTCCACGATCGGCACCGCAGGGTTTTTCGGGCTCGGTGTCGCGGCCGCCGATGACAACAAACCGGTCGACCCGGCACCCGGCGCCCATGCCGAGGCGCCGCCGATGGGCACGCCAGGACGCGGTTACGCGCTCGGCGGTGCGCACGTGCTGGGCATCCCCTACGACGAATACATCATGCGAACCGGCGCGGAGTGGTTCCCCGGCCTCGACCGGCAGATCGTCGACTACCCGGCCGGACAGGTCCAGGGTCACACCCTGGAGCGGCTGTTCCCCGGGATCGGGGCATTCGGGGACCGCATCATGCCCGGCCTCGGCCTCGACGGTCCCAGTTACGGCGAATCGATCGACGTCGGCGCGCCCAACCTGATCAACGCGATCCGCCAGGGCGGCCCGGGAACGGTGATCGGCCTGTCCGAGGGCGCCTCGGTGCTCGACGAGGTGCAGGCGCGGCTGGCCTACGACCCGGCCGCACCGCCGCCGGACCAGTTGAGCTTCGCGACGTACGGCAACCCGGTCGGCAAGCATGCCTTCGGCGAGAGTTTCCTGACGCAGATGTTCCCGGTCGGCAGCGTCGTCCCGTCCCTCGACTACCGCATCCCGGCACCGGTGGAAAGCCAGTACGACACCTACCAGTTCGTCTCGGCGTACGACAGCATCGCGGACTGGCCGGATCGGCCGGACAACTGGATCTCGGTCGCCAACGCGATCGTGGGCCTGGCGACCGGGCACACCGCGGTCGCGTTCACCAACCCGAGCATGGTGCCGCCACAGAACATCCGGACCACCGTCAACTCGCGCGGCGCGAAGACGACGACGATCATGATCCCCGAGGAGCACCTGCCGCTGGTGCTGCCGTTCAAGTACCTCGGTGTGGACAAGGACACGCTCAACAAGCTCGACGGGGTGCTCCAGCCGTACGTGGACGCCGGCTACTCGCGCAACGACGATCCGCTGACCGCGCCCGTCACCGTCGACCCGGTCAACGGCTACGACCCGGCGGCCGTCACGGCACCGGCCACCCAGGCCGCCTTCGGCGGAGGCACCGACCCGGTGTCGCAGTTGCTCGCCGGGTTGCAGTATGTGCTGAACAATCAGCCGGCACGGCCCTGAGGTTCCCTACAGCGCGGCGCACCCCACGGCCAGCAGCATGCAGCCGACGACGGCCAGCAGCGCCGCGAAGCCGTGCCGCCCGCGCGCCTTGAGCCGGTCGTACACCGCGGCCAGCGTCGCGCGGGTGCGCTCCGGCGCCACCAGATAGCACAGCAGCGGGATCTCCACGAGCGCGAACGCCACCACGTTGAACAACATCAACGCGCCGAACTGGGTCGACGCGGCGGCACCGGATGCGACGATCAGCGCCAGCGCGGCCAGGTAGTCCACGGACGGCAACGCGATGCCCAGGCCCGCCACGCCCGCCGCCCACAGTGAGCTCCCGGTGAGGAGTTTGCGCGTGCGGTCGGCGACGGGACCGAGCATCCGGCTCACCCGTCCCGGTGGCGCCCCGTCGGGACGTCGGCCGCCCAGCAGGCCGGTGGCCACCAGGATGGCGTTGACCAGGATCACCACCCCCACCGCGATCTGCACCCTGGGCAGCGTGAAATGCGCCGAGCCGAGCGCGGGCCGCATCACGAACAGCACGACCATGCCCACGGCGGTGCCCATCACGAAACCGCCCGCGAGAAAAGTGGACAGCTGCAGGGCCGGCTGAGGGCGGTTGATCATCAGCACCGTCATGCCGATCCGGAACGGCTCCAGACTGATCACGACGGCCATCAGCAGGAGCGGGATCCACATGGTGGGCGTCACGTTACCGCGCGGATTTGGGTTCATGGCGATCCGGACTCTGGATGTGGCGGACGGTCTGGCCGATGATGGCGGGGTGACCGCTCTGAGAACCGCATTGCCTGTCGTGGATCTCGGCACCGGCCACCGAACCGACGCCGCATCGCTGCGGGACCGACTCCGCCGGGTGGCACACGAGGTCGGGTTCTTCCATCTGGTGGGCCACGGTGTCCCCGACGAACTGGTCGACCGGGTGCGCACCGCCGCGCGCAGGCTGTTCGCCCTGCCGCAGGCCGACAAGGATGCGATCGCGATGGTCAACAGCCCGCACTTCCGCGGGTACACGCGGCTCGGTGGTGAGCTGACCGGCGGGCGGGTGGACTGGCGCGAACAGATCGACATCGGACCCGAACTCGCTGCGCTGGACGATCCGGCCGAGCCGTATCTGCGCCTGCAGGGACCGAACCAGTGGCCCGCGGCGCTG
This region of Mycolicibacterium goodii genomic DNA includes:
- a CDS encoding RND family transporter, translating into MRKLADLVVRWPLAVIGVWIAMAIALPLSFPSLGEMAEKHPLQILPAEAPSSVAAAKMAEAFQESGNDDLMLVALINENGLTPDDEAVYRKIVDALRADLINVVSVQDFISTPQLRPFLTSQDKTTWVLPVSLEGELGTPRAFESFNRVSDIVEHNSPDGPLQVHITGPAATVADLTVAGQQDRLPIEIAIAVLVLGVLLLVYRSAVTMLLPLVTIGSSLVIAQAVVAGYSQLTGSGVSNQAIVFLSAIMAGAGTDYAVFLISRYHDFLRSGQGFDEAVRAAMVSIGKVVAASATTVGLTFLLLSFAKMGVFRTVGVAAAIGIGVAFLAGVTLLPAILVVAGPRGWVKPRRELTARFWRKSGIRIVRRPVTHLVGSLLVLALLAGFSLVAHYNYDDRKVVSPEASSSLGYAAVEKHFPISQSIPEYILIQSPHDLRNPRALADLEQLASRVAQLPDVGLVSGITRPLGEVPPEFRATFQAGIVGDRLADGSTQINQRSSDLNRLASGAKTLADSLADVRAQINQIAPSIQSLVETFSSVRTEYGGDKLVRDVDTTAKLVASINALGNAMGINLAAVKDMFAWIGPVLTALQGNPVCDANPSCAATRAQFERVLDSSNEGNLNQINQLAQQLQSVEDRESLNTAVKKLNDAMKNVAKAVSAMGLDKPGGPQKGMTELQQGANRLAGGSREVAGGVDELVKQVKVIAAGLNEASTFLLTMRNNAADPSQAGFNIPPEVFGLEDFKKASAAYISPDGRSVRYLVQTKLNPFSAEAMDQVNQIGDIARGAQPNTTLADAEISMGGFPVSLRDTRDYYQQDIRYIIIATLIVVLLTLMVLLRTVIAPLYMVGSVVVSYFAAMGLGVLAFQIIGGQQLHWSVPPLAFVVLVAVGADYNMLFVSRLRDESPHSVRYGVIRTLSSTGGVITAAGLIFAASMAGLLFSSIGIVVQGGFVIGVGILLDTFVVRTITVPAIAALVGRANWWPSRIGTPPSKSRAPAEVG
- a CDS encoding AMP-binding protein, with amino-acid sequence MLHGRASLRPHDVAFTFTHYDDDPSGVAESLTWSALARRTVNVAAEIRRHGAVGDRALILAPQSLEYILAFLGSMQAGLVAVPLPLPHRGSGHDRVSAVFADTEPTVVLTTSTAVKDVEEFVASAGMNPTIIEIDSLALDSDSGADLAPAELPSVAYLQYSSGSTRQPTGVMVSHRNLTANFDQLMRSFFAEFPLPQDATLVSWLPFYHDMGLVLGVCAPILCGRPAQLTSPVAFLERPSRWVRALAENPHAWSSAPNFAFDLAARKTSDEDLAGLDLGGVVGIISGAERVEPATLRRFVDRFAHFNFADHMMRPAYGLAEATVFVAASTWDENSPAGYFDAAELSAGRVGPSAPRKGTALVRYQVPQSPSLRIVDGETRREIPADVVGEIWVHGDNVAEGYWGKPSDQSTFGATLLDPSPGTPDGPWLRTGDLGFIHAGGLYIVGRIKDVLIIRGRNHYPEDIEATVQAITHGRVAAISVPVNSTEELVTVIELKKPADLDADAIRRFGEVKSNVTAAVANAHGLSVADLVLVPSGSLPTTTSGKIRRAACAEQYRQKQFVRLDG
- the pe gene encoding acyltransferase PE, encoding MRRLLAVGTAFSTIGTAGFFGLGVAAADDNKPVDPAPGAHAEAPPMGTPGRGYALGGAHVLGIPYDEYIMRTGAEWFPGLDRQIVDYPAGQVQGHTLERLFPGIGAFGDRIMPGLGLDGPSYGESIDVGAPNLINAIRQGGPGTVIGLSEGASVLDEVQARLAYDPAAPPPDQLSFATYGNPVGKHAFGESFLTQMFPVGSVVPSLDYRIPAPVESQYDTYQFVSAYDSIADWPDRPDNWISVANAIVGLATGHTAVAFTNPSMVPPQNIRTTVNSRGAKTTTIMIPEEHLPLVLPFKYLGVDKDTLNKLDGVLQPYVDAGYSRNDDPLTAPVTVDPVNGYDPAAVTAPATQAAFGGGTDPVSQLLAGLQYVLNNQPARP
- a CDS encoding GAP family protein — its product is MWIPLLLMAVVISLEPFRIGMTVLMINRPQPALQLSTFLAGGFVMGTAVGMVVLFVMRPALGSAHFTLPRVQIAVGVVILVNAILVATGLLGGRRPDGAPPGRVSRMLGPVADRTRKLLTGSSLWAAGVAGLGIALPSVDYLAALALIVASGAAASTQFGALMLFNVVAFALVEIPLLCYLVAPERTRATLAAVYDRLKARGRHGFAALLAVVGCMLLAVGCAAL